One window of the Vigna radiata var. radiata cultivar VC1973A chromosome 1, Vradiata_ver6, whole genome shotgun sequence genome contains the following:
- the LOC106773825 gene encoding ribulose bisphosphate carboxylase small chain 1, chloroplastic, whose product MASSMISSPAVTTVNRAGAAGMVAPFTGLKSLGGFPTRKTNNDITSVANNGGRVQCMQVWPTIGKKKFETLSYLPDLTEEQLGKEVDYLLRSGWIPCLEFELSHKDAFPHRENNRSPGYYDGRYWTMWKLPMYGCTDSSQVLKELREARTLYPDGFVRIVGFDSVRQVQCISFIAYKPPGY is encoded by the exons ATGGCTTCATCAATGATCTCCTCTCCAGCTGTTACGACCGTTAACCGTGCCGGTGCCGCCGGGATGGTGGCTCCGTTCACTGGGCTGAAGTCCTTGGGTGGGTTCCCAACGAGGAAGACAAACAATGACATTACTTCGGTTGCAAACAACGGTGGAAGAGTGCAATGCATGCAG GTGTGGCCAACAATTGGGAAGAAGAAGTTCGAGACTCTCTCTTACCTGCCAGACCTCACTGAGGAACAGCTGGGTAAGGAAGTAGACTACCTTCTTAGGAGTGGATGGATCCCTTGTTTGGAATTCGAGTTGAGCCATAAG GACGCTTTCCCACACCGTGAGAACAACAGGTCACCTGGATACTATGATGGAAGGTACTGGACCATGTGGAAGCTGCCTATGTATGGCTGCACTGATTCTTCTCAGGTTCTGAAGGAGCTTCGAGAGGCCAGGACTCTCTACCCCGACGGCTTCGTCCGTATCGTTGGATTTGACAGTGTTCGTCAAGTTCAGTGCATCAGTTTCATTGCCTACAAGCCACCAGGCTACTAA